The Calorimonas adulescens genomic interval GTCTTTGACCTTGCTGTGCTTACTGGTGAGGATGTAAATAAGTATAAGGATGAGCTCAAGCAATTCAACAAGATACTGGACTACTATAAAGAATACAATACCCCTATCAGATTGCGAAATATGAAGGTTTATGAGGGTGATGAGGGACATATCTATGAGATGAAAGCCATTATAGACAGGCTTAAGAGCCTTAAACTGTTAAAAGAGGTTACAAGGTCATACAATGGATATCTCATGGAAGTAGAAAAATGGTATGATGACGAGATCTGGAAAAGTGAATTTGAAGCTATAAAGAAAGATTTGATGTATAGGGTAAAGGAACCGGGGCTATTAAATGAGGAAACCATAGATGATGTACTGAGGAAGCTGGATGATTTGAAATCAAGATATATACACGCTTATATAGACATACACAATAGATGCAGGGCAGATAAAAACTTGGAGAGACTGCGGACAGAGATATTGAATAGCACATATAAGAAACAGATAGATATGCTCAGGTCTATAAACCTTAAGTTGCCATTAGCAAACTATAATGATTTAATAAACAGTGCTGCTTCCATAAAGGTGTGCCAGGAACTTGACGAGGGAGATATGCAGGGCAATCCCCTCTGCCCATATTGCAAATTTAAACCAGTTTCCAGAGAATATGTAGATGCAAATACACTGGAAAATATTATAAATGAACTGAAAAAGGATTATGATGACTGTGCCAGCCTGATTGTCGATACCCTTGAAGACCCTATGGTGCTGAGCAGGACCCAATATCTGCAGGAGGATGATAAGAAGATTATAAAAAGTATCATAGAGAATAAAAAGCTGCCCGACGAAATGAATTTGAAAATTGTTAATATCATAAATGAGCTGCTGGACAATTCGGAGATTATAGAAGTGGGTCTTGAGGATATATTTAAGGATATAAGGGCAAAAAGAAAAATATTTACAGCCGATGAGCTAAAAAATTATCTCATAGGATATGTGGATTCAATTGTAGGCAATAAAAAGGTTAAACTTGTGATTAAATGATAGGATGATTGTTATGGGAGAAAATGTACATTGGGTCTTTGATAGGTGGAATAATAAACCGGTTAAAGCTGTAGAGAGATATGAGCTTTGGAATACAACAAACTGCTTAGTGTATGACCCAACATCAGGGAGGATATACACCCTGCCGGCTGACGGAGTTGGGGATATAAATGAGGGTTATGTTTATGATGAACACAGGATAAGGTATATCCTTGCCGGGGCAAAGCTCAAGGAATTGATAGCAAGACAGAGCATCCTTTCGCCGATTGGCAGCAATATTATTCCCCTGCCCCATCAGATATATGCCTTAGTGAGGGCAATAAGCTCGAATAGGATAAGGTTTCTACTTGCTGATGAGGTGGGACTGGGGAAGACTATAGAGGCTGGGCTTATAATGACAGAGATGGAGATGAGAGGGCTTGTAAAGAGGGTGCTAATCGTCACTCCCTCCAGTTTAACTCTGCAATGGAAGGAAGAGATGCGGCTAAAATTTAACGAGGATTTTCACATTGTCAGGTCAGAGGACCTGACTTCGCTGAAGCATATCTATAATGACAGTAACATATGGACAGAGTTTGATAAGGTCATATGCTCCATGGATGCTATAAAGCCCATTAAAAGGAGACAGGGCTGGACACAGGAAGAGATCGATGAATACAACAGATTGCGCTTTAATGACCTGATTGAGGCGGGATGGGATATGGTGATTGTGGATGAGGCGCACAGGCTGGGTGGAAGCAGCGAGGCGGTGGCGAGACATGACCTGGGGGAGGGCCTGGCCAATTCTGCCACACATTTACTTCTCCTGACTGCCACACCTCATCAGGGGAAGAGTGAACCCTTCTGGAGAGTAATGAAGCTCTTAGACAGTGAGGCATTTCCCAATGCAAAGGCACTTACGAAGGAACAGGTCTCTCCCTATGTGATTCGCACCGAAAAAAGAAAGGCAATAGATGGCAGTGGTGCACTTCTATTTAAAAAGAGGGAGACCTTCATGAGGGAAATAGCCTGGGGCCCAAGACATGAGGAACAGTCAAACCTATATAAAGAGGTTACAAAGTATGCCTCTGAAGGGTACTGCATTGCTAAGAAAGAAAAAAAGGTATTTTTGGGGTTTCTGATGACCCTTATGCAGAGGATGGTCACCAGCAGCACCAGGGCTATAAGGGTAAGCCTTGAAAAAAGACTATCAGTTTTAAAGGATGAGGCTTCTAATCAGGCGGGACTAAATGAGGAAGAACTTATCGATATGGATGCCCAGGAAGTCTTAGATAATGTTATATCCATAGGTTCATATAACACAAAAAAGGAGATAAAGGAGCTGGAGAGGCTTATAAACCTTGCTAAACAGGCTGAGCGTCAGTTTATAGATGTAAAGCTGGAATGGCTTGTAGAGGAGATCAACAGTTTAAAACTGAGATTTGGAAACGATGAGAAGATACTTATATTTACGGAGTTTGTTGCCACACAGGGATATATATGCGACTACCTTATGAGTCACGGGCATAAGGTAGCCCTCATAAACGGTAAAATGGGTATCAATGAAAGGATCAGTTCTCTTGAAGATTTTGCTGGAGACTGTGACATACTGATATCCACAGATGCCGGTGGAGAGGGACTGAATCTGCAGTTTTGCCACATAGTTATAAACTACGATATGCCCTGGAATCCGATGAAGATAGAACAAAGGATAGGCAGGGTAGATAGGATAGGGCAGACAAGGGATGTCATAGCGATAAACCTTATGATTCAGGATACTGTGGAATGCAGGGTGAGAAAGATACTGGAAGACAAACTCAGAGTAATTATGGAAGAGTTTGGTGTGGACAAGATGTCAGATATACTCGATTCTGCTCTGTCGGAAGAGGAAGCAATGGAGATGGTCATGAATTCTGTTATGAGTCCTGAGGATATAGAGTATTATGTGGATAGGTATATTGAAAATGTGAAGAGCAGATCTAAATATATTAAGGAGTTTAATGATATCCTCAGCGATGAAAAAGAACTCAGCATAGATATATTGAAAAACATTAAATACGGAGAAATATATGAACTGTTGAGGACGATGTTTATAAATTATGTGCTTTATAATGGAGGAACAGTAAAAGAGGGCAAAAATGGTTTTGACATAACCATTGATGGGGTCAGAAGATATAAAGGGGTTACTTTTGACCCTTCAGGGAATGGTGCAAATGCTATAACACTAAATCATGAGTATGTTAAAAAGATGATACAAGAACTGCCTGTATATCCTGAAGGGCAGGCTGTACCGAAGATAAAGATTGATGGCCTGGCCAATGAGGAGGGCTATTGGTCTTTATGGCAGATAACATTAAATGATAGCCCCAATGATGTGAAGATTTTTCCTTTCTTTATAAATAATGAGGGGAAGATGAGACTCCCGTCTGCAGAGGCCATCTGGGACAGGCTTGTATCTACTGATGCTCACATAACATATGATGGTATGAAGGAAATTGAGGATGGGGTTTATGGGGAATTATACAAAAGGGTAAGTGAGTATGCCTCAAGCATGTTTTATGAAATTAGAGATGCATATATAAAGAATAGGGATGAAGAGAGGAAACGCATGGAATATGCCTTTACCTTGAAGAAGGAAATGATAGGGAGGGTGGGCCTTGAAACGGTTAAGAGACATAGACTGAATGAGTTAGAAAAAGAGAAAAAGGCATGGGAAGATAAATTTGCAAAATCAAGGAATATTATACCCTCGCTGTACCCATTGTGTATCCTCTACATGGAGTGATGGATATGTTTTATGAGGAACTGCTCAACGGGATTTCGTCGAGAAAAGGCCAGATCATAATAATACATGACCCCGATGGCTTTTTCTCGGAGGTTACAGTGTCAGAGCTTTTTGATGGCAGTATAGATGTACATTATTTTAATGACCCTGACCTATTCAGATACGAATATGAAAGGGATTACAGGCAGCGCAGGGATAACGGCACTCTGGATAAAGTGTTCATGGTTATATGCAGTAATAATAGGGGTATTCCATATGATGTGTTAAGCAAGGGCAGCCTTGTCGATATGGAGTTAAGCAGGATTTTTCCGCTTCTTGACAGTAGAGTTATAAGATCGTTAAATCCCTCTCTATTAACGTTGCTTTATGATGTGTATTCCAGATATAACGGGGGAAAGATGACCGCAGACGAAACATTGGACTTTATTATCTCTGAGGTATTTAACCTGAGCATAGATAAGATAAAGGGTGTTGAGGATTTGATTTCTGCTTTGCTTAACCTTATGTATCAGGATAAAATGTTGCCTCCGGATATGATTGAATATATTATAAGGAAACAAAGAATCAATATTGATCCGGAATATATCAGTGACAAAACAGGGCTTATGGAGTATCTTCAGAACCAGTGGGCTAAATTTGTAAGCGGTGAAGAATCAATTGACTTTGACAGGCTGAAATTATACATGGACAATCTATTTACCGATGGGTATTTAAGGCCTTTAGAGGTAGAAAATATGGATGGTATCTCATCATGGATGGCAGCAGGGGTATATGTGGACAGGGCAAAGACCCTTGCCAAAAGGATGCTGGATATAACCAGGAGGCTTGAGTCGTTGCTTGCTGATGCAAGATCCTATAAGGATTGGTTTGATATTGCCGGTCTGTGGGCTGAAGTGTCAATGATAAGACATGATGGCAATATAGATACAGGGGTTGCCAGTGAATTTGAAAGGGTAAGGGATGATGTTGAGACAAAATTTGCAGACTGGCTTTTAAAGCGGTATGGTAGTTTGCCCTATCTCTCATATGTTTCAGGTCCTGTCATGGTACATCATATACCCTGGTATTTGAAAAGCAGGGCATACCACAATAAGATTGCATTGATAGTCATGGACGGTATGTCACTTAGTGATTGGACGGTAATAGAGTCATGCTTTAAAGACAAGGAGATGCGATTTCATGATGGCAAATGCTTTGCCTGGATACCAACCATTACACCGATTTCCAGGAGGGCTATATTTTCAGGGCAGATACCAATGAATTTTATAGGCCAGGACTTCAGCACATATCCTGAGGGCAAAGAATGGGCGAGATTTTGGAGTGAGGCAGGCTTTGGGCATACAGACATAGCCTATTATAAGTTTATTGACGTACCGGATAAGCTTGAATCGCTAAATTATGATGCAGATATAATAGGGGTTGTGATAGACGCTGTAGATAATCTGGCACATTCTTCAAAATTATCTATAGATGGGCTTCATGAAAATTTGAGGCTGTGGATGAAGAATGGCCGTTTAGAGAGGTTTATAAGAGAATTAATGGAAAAGAGCTTTGACGTATATTTAACCTCAGACCATGGTAATGTGGCTGCTGTAGGGACAGGTATGGAACGTGGAGGGTATGTCCCTGATATAGACGGAGAGAGGGTTAGAGTTTATAATAGAGTTAGTGACAGCGGAAATGATTCAGGGCACCATGAAATACGTTGGCCCGGGTATGGCTTGCCGCAGGGTTATGTATTCTATGTCATGGAGGGCAATGGAGCATATGCACGGAGTGATCAACCTGTTGTTGGACATGGAGGAATATCCATTGAAGAAGTAATTGTACCATTTGTGCACTTGAGAAAGGATGCTTGAATATGATTAAAAAAGTGGGTTTTAGCAGGGCTTTGAAATTAGAATGGTTAAATTCTACTGTGGAGATATATGAGAATACCAAAGATTTAGAAACCACACGTAAATTAGTTAAGGAGTATCTTACTTATAAGATAAAGGGAAGAGTATCTCTCTCAAAATGTACCGGTATGTTGATGGATACATGGGTTGATGTCCCTGATGAATATAGATCGTTTATAAATAAGGGAATTGAATTATATGACGGTTCAGATTCAGAGCAAAAAATAATATTACACTGGGGAGCTTTAATGGTAGCTTTTCCTATTTTTACCGACATATCCTCAACTATTGGCAGGTTTCTTTACTTACATGATAGTTTTAACGCATCATCAGTAAAAAAGAGGATATACGAACTATGGGGCGAAAGAAGCACTGTGGAGCGTGTAGTAAGATATTCTCTGGTTACAATGTCAGATTTTGGGGTAATATCCCGTGATAAAAAGGCCGGCGAATATAAAAGAGGGAAGTGCATTGTAGTTGACAACCCGGAACATAAACTGTTTCTTATCAACTCTTATATGCTTGCCACCAATAGGAAGACACTGCAGTATGATACCATAGAAGAACAATATCCACTCTTCCCATTTAAAATGAATCTGGCCACCCATGAGATAAACGGTTCAAACGTTTTGACGCTAAACAGGTTCGACAATCAGACATTTGTTGTAATGAAGTAGCGCTCCAGATGGGGCGCTCAAATTGTTTCTAAAAAAATTTTGATAGTGTAAAATTTCAGTAGGTAACGAAGCAGGAAAATGAGGTATGAATGTAGAAAAAAGACCTCACCGGGGAAAAACCAAAAATCAAAACAAAGGAAGGTGAGGTCTGATATTTTATTAGATATTCGACACATAGTGGGTATAATCCTGCTTTTTGCTCAAGGTTTAATGAAAATAATAAGGGAGAGTAAAGACTTTTATGAGCTGGAGAGAGGGATACATGAACTTACACAAAAAGTATCAAGACAACTTCTTGAGTGGGCAGCAGAAGAGATGGACAGAAAGTTAATGGAGAACCGAGACAAAAGAGTGTGGGAAGTAATAGGATTTAGAGCGAAGCAGGTAATAAGCATTTTTGGGGAATTCACATATAGGAGAAGATTATACAGGAACAAAGAGACAGGTGAGATGAAATTTCTTTTAGATGAACTATTAGGGATTCCGACAGGAGCCAGAATAACACCGGGGATAAGGGAAATAGCGACAAAACTAGCTACAGAAATGACTTTTGGGAAGACAGCAGAAATATTAAGCTATCTTTTCCCTCACATTAGCGCAATGACAATATGGAAGGCAGTGCAAGAAGTGGGAGATGAAATAAAGAAGGAAAGCGAAGAAGAGAAAGAAGCTGTGTTTGAATATGGAGAGATAGCAGAGGGAAAAGAAGAAACGGCAAAGCTTTATATAGAAAGAGACGAGGTAGTAATAAGACTGCAGAGGTCAGATAAGAAGAAAGGAGAAATAAAGCACTTTGTAATCTATGAAGGGAAAGAAGAAGAGTCGCAGGGAAGATATAGACTAAAGAACAAACTAGTAGTAAGCGGTTTAGCAGAAGGAGGGAGCATGTGGGAAGAAGTATACGCGAAAGTAGGTAACAAATAGAAATTAGACAAAATAGGGAAAGTGTATATAGGAGGGGACGGAGCAGAATGGCCAAAAGGAGGATTAGAATACTTTTCGGGAGCAGAATATAGACTGGATCCCTATCACTTGCAGACACGGACAAAGTTAGGTTACAAGCTTTACAATAATGAGTAATGATATTAATATGTATATTAGATACATAAGGTATAACCATTTCCAAGAAAGCCCTCTATAACGTTTTAAGGGGCAACTGTTAATGAGAGATTTAGAGAACCTACATACGAAAAAAGGCTGAAAGATTTTTAGATTTAGTAAGGAAGTAAGAGAATGGATAATCGAAAATATAATAGAAGCGGAACCCGAACAAGTTCTTTCGGAACACCAGGAAGAATTAATCATGATTCGTCAGAATTTTACAACAGCAACTTATATAGTGAATTAAAACTCCCTGACAAAGTTAAATATATAGAAAATACTATTCCAACAGACAAAGTAAATAAGATATACTGTAAATCAAGTGAAATAATGGATGATATTCCCGACAGCAGTGTGCATTTAATGGTTACATCGCCACCATATAATGTAAAAAAAGAATATGATGAAGATTTATTACTAAAAGAATACAGAGAATTATTAAAGAAAGTTTTTAAGGAAACTTATAAAAAATTAGTCACCGGCGGAAGAGCATGCATTAACATTGCAAACTTAGGCAGGAAACCCTATATCCCATTACACTCTTTTATAATTGAAGATATGATTGACATTGGCTTTTTTATGAGAGGCGAAATAATATGGAATAAGGCATCAAGTGCAAGCCCTTCAACAGCGTGGGGGAGCTGGCTTTCTGCAGCAAATCCTGTTTTGAGAGATATTCACGAATATATCTTAGTTTTTTCAAAAGAATCTTTTTCAAGAAAAAGTAGTGGTAAAGAAAGCACAATAAGCAAAGAAGATTTTTTAGAGTGGACCAAAAGTGTATGGACTTTTCCTGCAGTGTCTGCCAAAAGTATTGGACATCCGGCTCCATTTCCTGAAGAATTGCCACATAGATTAATACAACTCTATACATTTAAAGGTGATGTTGTCTTAGACCCATTTTGTGGTAGCGGTACTACATGTCTGGCTGCTTTAAGAGATGGGAGAAAGTACATAGGATATGAGATAGTCCCAGAGTATGTTGAACTGGCCAATAAAAGGATTAATGCATACTATAAACAAATTTCTTTTGAAAATAGTCAGCATACTTTATAATAGTTTGCTGAATGAGGTTAATGGGAGATGAGCGTATGGTCAGAGGTATCCGCGGTGCGACTACCTGTGAGAATACAGCCGCTTCCATAGAGGAGGCTGTAATGGAGCTCACATCAGCCATGATGGAAGAAAACGATGTTGCCCCGGAAGATGTTGCGTGCATAATATACTCGGTAACTTCAGACATTGATGCTGTCTTTCCTGCTTCCTGCGCCAGGAAACTTGGCCTTAATAATGTGGCCCTCTTAGATGTGCAGGAGATGGCAAAGCCCGGTGACCTACACCACTGCATAAGGGCGCTTATGCTGGTTAATACTGATAAAAGGCAGGATGAGATGAGATTTGTATATCTGAGAGAGGCTGAAGCTTTAAGGCCGGATAAGGTGGGGAAGTGATAGAATGGATTCCTTTGAAAAACTGAAGATACTTGGCCAGGCCTCCAAGTACGACATGTGCGGCTGCGGTAGGCCAAATGAGGACGACTACATAAAGAATGGTATATACAGGGTGCATACGCCAGATGGCATATGCTCCATATTTAAGGTGCTGCTTACAAATAAATGTCATAGAGACTGTGCCTACTGTGTAAACCGGTTTGAAAATAACACGGAGAGGACATCCTTTACCCCGGAGGAACTGGCAAAGGTGTTTATGGAGGTGAGGAGAAGGCACTCCATTCAAGGCCTGTTTTTAAGCTCTGCTATTGATAAAAATCCTGACAGCGACATGTCCTCACTTATAGATACTGCAAAGATATTGAGGACAAGATATAACTTCAAAGGCTATATACACATGAAGGTCATGCCGGGCGCTTCCCGAGCTGCCATAGAGGAGGCTTCAAAGGTGGCAAATCGTCTCTCCCTGAATATAGAGGTGCCATCGGAAAGATATATGGAAAGACTGACAAGGGCCAAGAGGTTTGGGGAGATATTAAACGGCATGAGTGAGATTAAAAGGCTTAAAGATAAGGGAATTCGTGTATCGCAGACTACCCAGTTCATTGTGGGGGCCGCAGGAGAGAGCGACAGGGAGATAGTAGACGAGGCATACAGACTAAAGAGGGAATTCAACCTTGCCAGGGTATATTTTAGTGCATTTCGCCCTGTAGAGGGCACGCCTATGGAAGGGAAAGAGCCTACCCCACTTATGAGAGAGTACAGATTGTACCAGGTGGATTTCCTCTTCAGCCAGTATGGGTTTAAGCCAGAAGACCTGAGCTATGAGAAAGACGGAAACCTGCCCATGGATAAAGACCCGAAGTATGTCTTTGCTTTAAATCATCCTGAGATCTATCCTGTGGAGATAAACACGGCAGACTATAATCTGCTTTTGTTGGTGCCGGGGATTGGACCTGTATCAGCGAAGAGGATATTAGAACGCAGGGTAAAAGATCCATATCATAGCATAGATGAACTTAAAGGTACCGGGACAGTTTTAAAAAGGGCCAGGCCGTTTATAACTATAAATGGCAAAAGTTTCACAGAAGAGAATAAACCCAAACAATTGTCCTTTATATAGGCGCCGTCTTCAGAGAGCCTTCAGTTGTATCTTATTAGATATAGTTAAACCAAGTAACTGCATCTGTAAAATATAAATATCTTTACCACATCCCACACATCTTTCGCAAAATAGCCGCAATAATAACCACTAAATTTCTACATTTTTACTGAAGACCTTGGGAAATATGACCATATTGACGTCGCTCCCGCAGCGGACTTATAATTAAAGAAGCATAAAAGGTCTAAGTTATATATTTATTCAGATTTATTATTCTTTTGCGTGAATTTATGATATACCTGAGACTTTACACTGGAACAACAATATTGGGAATGGGGGAAATAAAGTGACGCTTAAAAAATTATTTATAATAGGCCTTTGCAGTGTAATATTGTGGCAGGTAATTTTGTTTTTTCTTCCTGTCAGCAGGATACTTTTTACTATCCTGTCTACAATAGGAAACTCATTGATCTTCTATCTACTAATAAGAAATTATTTCAAGGTCAACTTAAATGGATATGATGGCAGCAATAAGGCAATGGATACATATTCAAGGTCACTACCAGCAGAGGATATAACCACTAAATCAAACCAAAACGCTTCAAGAAGGCTTACATCAAGGCTTGATGAAAACGTTTACGAGAGTCTGCTTTCTATCTCTGAGACAATGGGATTTGACACACAGCAGCTCGCATGGCTGTCTAAAGACAATATAAAGATGTTTGAACAGATAGCAAAGATTTTCTATGACATAGAAGAATTCAGCCAACAGAATGCAGCAAGTACTGAGGAG includes:
- the pglZ gene encoding BREX-3 system phosphatase PglZ: MFYEELLNGISSRKGQIIIIHDPDGFFSEVTVSELFDGSIDVHYFNDPDLFRYEYERDYRQRRDNGTLDKVFMVICSNNRGIPYDVLSKGSLVDMELSRIFPLLDSRVIRSLNPSLLTLLYDVYSRYNGGKMTADETLDFIISEVFNLSIDKIKGVEDLISALLNLMYQDKMLPPDMIEYIIRKQRINIDPEYISDKTGLMEYLQNQWAKFVSGEESIDFDRLKLYMDNLFTDGYLRPLEVENMDGISSWMAAGVYVDRAKTLAKRMLDITRRLESLLADARSYKDWFDIAGLWAEVSMIRHDGNIDTGVASEFERVRDDVETKFADWLLKRYGSLPYLSYVSGPVMVHHIPWYLKSRAYHNKIALIVMDGMSLSDWTVIESCFKDKEMRFHDGKCFAWIPTITPISRRAIFSGQIPMNFIGQDFSTYPEGKEWARFWSEAGFGHTDIAYYKFIDVPDKLESLNYDADIIGVVIDAVDNLAHSSKLSIDGLHENLRLWMKNGRLERFIRELMEKSFDVYLTSDHGNVAAVGTGMERGGYVPDIDGERVRVYNRVSDSGNDSGHHEIRWPGYGLPQGYVFYVMEGNGAYARSDQPVVGHGGISIEEVIVPFVHLRKDA
- a CDS encoding DNA-methyltransferase produces the protein MDNRKYNRSGTRTSSFGTPGRINHDSSEFYNSNLYSELKLPDKVKYIENTIPTDKVNKIYCKSSEIMDDIPDSSVHLMVTSPPYNVKKEYDEDLLLKEYRELLKKVFKETYKKLVTGGRACINIANLGRKPYIPLHSFIIEDMIDIGFFMRGEIIWNKASSASPSTAWGSWLSAANPVLRDIHEYILVFSKESFSRKSSGKESTISKEDFLEWTKSVWTFPAVSAKSIGHPAPFPEELPHRLIQLYTFKGDVVLDPFCGSGTTCLAALRDGRKYIGYEIVPEYVELANKRINAYYKQISFENSQHTL
- the aroH gene encoding chorismate mutase → MVRGIRGATTCENTAASIEEAVMELTSAMMEENDVAPEDVACIIYSVTSDIDAVFPASCARKLGLNNVALLDVQEMAKPGDLHHCIRALMLVNTDKRQDEMRFVYLREAEALRPDKVGK
- a CDS encoding helicase-related protein, with the translated sequence MGENVHWVFDRWNNKPVKAVERYELWNTTNCLVYDPTSGRIYTLPADGVGDINEGYVYDEHRIRYILAGAKLKELIARQSILSPIGSNIIPLPHQIYALVRAISSNRIRFLLADEVGLGKTIEAGLIMTEMEMRGLVKRVLIVTPSSLTLQWKEEMRLKFNEDFHIVRSEDLTSLKHIYNDSNIWTEFDKVICSMDAIKPIKRRQGWTQEEIDEYNRLRFNDLIEAGWDMVIVDEAHRLGGSSEAVARHDLGEGLANSATHLLLLTATPHQGKSEPFWRVMKLLDSEAFPNAKALTKEQVSPYVIRTEKRKAIDGSGALLFKKRETFMREIAWGPRHEEQSNLYKEVTKYASEGYCIAKKEKKVFLGFLMTLMQRMVTSSTRAIRVSLEKRLSVLKDEASNQAGLNEEELIDMDAQEVLDNVISIGSYNTKKEIKELERLINLAKQAERQFIDVKLEWLVEEINSLKLRFGNDEKILIFTEFVATQGYICDYLMSHGHKVALINGKMGINERISSLEDFAGDCDILISTDAGGEGLNLQFCHIVINYDMPWNPMKIEQRIGRVDRIGQTRDVIAINLMIQDTVECRVRKILEDKLRVIMEEFGVDKMSDILDSALSEEEAMEMVMNSVMSPEDIEYYVDRYIENVKSRSKYIKEFNDILSDEKELSIDILKNIKYGEIYELLRTMFINYVLYNGGTVKEGKNGFDITIDGVRRYKGVTFDPSGNGANAITLNHEYVKKMIQELPVYPEGQAVPKIKIDGLANEEGYWSLWQITLNDSPNDVKIFPFFINNEGKMRLPSAEAIWDRLVSTDAHITYDGMKEIEDGVYGELYKRVSEYASSMFYEIRDAYIKNRDEERKRMEYAFTLKKEMIGRVGLETVKRHRLNELEKEKKAWEDKFAKSRNIIPSLYPLCILYME
- a CDS encoding radical SAM protein — its product is MDSFEKLKILGQASKYDMCGCGRPNEDDYIKNGIYRVHTPDGICSIFKVLLTNKCHRDCAYCVNRFENNTERTSFTPEELAKVFMEVRRRHSIQGLFLSSAIDKNPDSDMSSLIDTAKILRTRYNFKGYIHMKVMPGASRAAIEEASKVANRLSLNIEVPSERYMERLTRAKRFGEILNGMSEIKRLKDKGIRVSQTTQFIVGAAGESDREIVDEAYRLKREFNLARVYFSAFRPVEGTPMEGKEPTPLMREYRLYQVDFLFSQYGFKPEDLSYEKDGNLPMDKDPKYVFALNHPEIYPVEINTADYNLLLLVPGIGPVSAKRILERRVKDPYHSIDELKGTGTVLKRARPFITINGKSFTEENKPKQLSFI